The proteins below are encoded in one region of Penicillium psychrofluorescens genome assembly, chromosome: 4:
- a CDS encoding uncharacterized protein (ID:PFLUO_006324-T1.cds;~source:funannotate) — MPFNAERGAKFIQELRKLMQWQTTLEVLKDPPSGYPVPPTDLLAGLDDLEKKANHAEYSSQFEFDWAINKLLRTAYDGHLWITLCSQGIFDFTVNLPLVSVSSDGVKLPKIYTVGDAALLASDPGLVSPLASVNGQEAVLFFNDFALNTAFQDPDARYNTLFHAWRYPTEYTSSTHAGSWEFNKGIWPGSPEFKVEFANGTVMHVQTTATAGMAYSPSYQNGKDIFQMECVPHPVPTALPNPSSVSSPPAASNLTSLPLTSQTSTRTRPASSGTPSTSSTPSTSPITSGYPVPILQTDDSGSVSGYYLDHLGLKSVAVLFISTFAPEAEDFAAKATEFVYMAKRAGKKKLIIDLSYNMGGPTYLGVDFFKLFFPNHHAYTATRFRAHEASDLVGRALSKVKRTQSKVIADSFSFDLTTMVTPNQQSDFTSWPDAYGPHEELGTQMSSLMALGNFTLMSTEGSPIRGYGPAKQNETVPPFAAADILMVTNGVCMSTCTTFAELMKNIGGVQSLVFGGRPHNRPMQAIGGTKGEEDLSSGQLPLLYQVALEVATNATQEGNPTLTDAQLKRLKEITPATNEQGPLTGLETISVNFLNGYRPGQEHMPLQFIYEPADYRLFYTWENLAHPDIAWAAAARTFWGDGLSVKGTSAHAAQHHRRVHHHA; from the exons ATGCCATTCAACGCCGAGCGGGGCGCGAAGTTCATTCAAGAGTTGAGAAAACTCATGCAATGGCAAACCACACTCGAGGTGCTCAAAG ATCCGCCATCCGGATATCCCGTTCCTCCAAccgacctcctcgccgggTTGGACGACTTGGAAAAGAAGGCCAACCACGCGGAGTATTCATCTCAGTTCGAATTCGACTGGGCTATCAATAAATTACTGCGGACTGCGTATGACGGGCACCTATGGATAACCCTTTGTTCCCAGGGAATCTTTGATTTCACTGTAAATCTGCCATTGGTATCGGTGTCAAGTGACGGAGTGAAGCTTCCCAAGATTTATACCGTGG GAGATGCGGCACTGCTTGCCAGCGATCCGGGCCTCGTTTCTCCACTGGCCTCAGTTAATGGCCAAGAAGCGGTCTTGTTTTTCAATGATTTTGCCCTGAACACTGCCTTCCAAGATCCAGATGCGAG ATACAACACTCTATTTCACGCTTGGCGGTACCCCACTGAATATACTAGCTCGACTCACGCCGGCAGTTGGGAGTTCAACAAGGGCATCTGGCCCGGCAGCCCAGAATTCAAAGTGGAATTTGCTAATGGAACGGTGATGCATGTTCAGACGACGGCTACGGCGGGAATGGCCTACTCCCCATCTTACCAGAATGGCAAGGATATCTTCCAGATGGAATGTGTGCCTCACCCTGTACCGACCGCTTTGCCGAACCCATCCTCTGTGTCGTCCCCGCCGGCCGCCAGCAATTTGACTTCCCTGCCCTTGACATCCCAAACCTCCACTAGGACTAGGCCCGCTTCCTCGGGGACACCTAGCACATCTTCTACGCCTTCGACATCCCCCATAACAAGTGGTTATCCTGTGCCAATCTTGCAGACTGACGATTCGGGTTCAGTCTCGGGCTACTATTTGGATCATCTTGGACTGAAGAGCGTGGCAGTTCTCTTCATTTCAACCTTTGCGCCAGAGGCGGAGGACTTTGCCGCCAAAGCAACTGAGTTTGTCTACATGGCGAAGCGGGCCGGAAAGAAAAAGCTCATCATTGATCTGTCATACAACATGGGCGGCCCAACTTACTTGGGAGTAGACTTCTTCAAACTGTTCTTCCCCAACCATCATGCGTACACTGCCACTCGATTCCGTGCCCACGAAGCCTCCGATCTCGTCGGCAGGGCACTATCGAAGGTTAAGAGAACGCAGTCAAAAGTGATTGCGGACTCTTTTAGTTTTGATTTAACTACCATGGTAACGCCAAACCAACAGTCCGATTTCACCAGTTGGCCGGACGCTTATGGTCCACATGAAGAGCTCGGCACCCAGATGTCCTCTTTAATGGCCTTGGGCAATTTTACGCTGATGTCGACCGAGGGCTCTCCGATTCGGGGATATGGCCCTGCAAAACAGAACGAAACTGTACCACCGTTTGCCGCTGCAGATATTCTCATG GTCACAAACGGAGTCTGCATGTCCACCTGCACGACCTTCGCCGAACTCATGAAGAACATCGGGGGTGTTCAAAGTTTGGTATTCGGTGGCCGTCCTCACAATAGACCAATGCAAGCCATTGGAGGTaccaagggcgaggaggacctCTCTAGTGGCCAGCTTCCCCTGCTGTATCAAGTAGCCCTGGAGGTGGCAACCAATGCCACGCAAGAGGGCAATCCCACTCTCACTGATGCGCAACTGAAGCGCCTCAAGGAGATCACCCCCGCGACCAATGAACAAGGTCCTTTGACGGGGCTTGAGACGATCAGTGTCAACTTCCTCAATGGCTACCGGCCTGGCCAGGAGCATATGCCCCTCCAGTTCATCTATGAGCCAGCCGATTATCGTCTTTTCTATACCTGGGAGAACCTCGCGCACCCTGACATAgcttgggcggcggcagccagGACATTCTGGGGCGATGGGCTGTCGGTTAAGGGGACGTCCGCACACGCCGCTCAGCACCATCGTAGAGTGCATCACCATGCTTGA
- a CDS encoding uncharacterized protein (ID:PFLUO_006325-T1.cds;~source:funannotate) has protein sequence MTAGEDSARASAEKPREEYPLQDFRYRDEEAHEAESDDDLEHGPLLPTTGLDGTSDSPADDHDRQQEQRKSRSGLCAWLRGPTPPHVYHIQPWLPQWQAAPARLVDRWFPRKNAKIALLLGGLVFWIVVFFSALKASVAEQEIPGYGQPVKLSCHDRLWSNATNCGLNGDLCRPFDQEGFAFRCPAGCSQAILLEPYNVGDQDLNYRPLVVGGSDETARSSGNYRGDSSICVSALHAGLVDDASGGCAILRRTGAHSNYQSVEHNGIESIGFPSTFPMSFVLTRETTSSGSSEAKMAECSDIRWTLFAFSVAMTTILSLTVVSAPAFFTSIFFIVWFQVAMSSDPPSSPNYYELVSATLGRFLPGAFVGFALYYFFVRHTLRDLDAHWEKTILWLGGCWVGALNTDTFDRIPISRLTPHDLQQQPGAITALIIIVSSLVAIAIGQALAFRREGRLPKMFRFYVLLVAIVLLLIAVPHMNLRIHHYILSLLLLPGTTLQTRPSLLYQGILVGLFINGIARWGFDSVLQTPGALLDGARLGTTPPLIDPPIQSPDDNNTLIINFPPLNPRANGLSVLINDVERLHALLPRGDHSVPEFEWTRQHEGEPEFFRFGFIRVNALGGVWYEDFSDAAIWDVDGSWVPPLSKSVLNETLPAANETRLR, from the exons ATGACCGCTGGCGAAGACTCCGCCAGGGCCTCTGCCGAGAAACCGAGGGAAGAGTATCCGTTGCAGGACTTTCGGTATCGAGACGAGGAGGCGCACGAGGCCGAGTccgacgatgatctcgagCACGGGCCGTTGCTGCCTACAACAGGCCTAGATGGTACATCAGATTCACCCGCCGACGACCATGACAGACAACAAGAACAGCGGAAATCCCGCTCGGGACTCTGTGCCTGGCTGCGCGGTCCCACGCCACCCCACGTTTACCACATCCAGCCCTGGCTACCCCAGTGGCAGGCCGCGCCGGCGCGGTTGGTTGACCGGTGGTTCCCGCGCAAGAATGCCAAAATCGCATTGCTTCTCGGCGGACTGGTCTTCTGGATTGTCGTGTTTTTCTCCGCCTTGAAAGCCTCGGTGGCCGAGCAGGAGATTCCGGGGTACGGGCAGCCTGTCAAGCTGTCGTGTCACGATCGCTTGTG GTCCAATGCTACCAACTGCGGACTGAATGGTGACCTCTGCCGTCCATTCGACCAGGAGGGCTTTGCCTTCCGCTGTCCTGCTGGCTGCTCCCAGGCTATTCTCCTGGAGCCATATAATGTCGGCGACCAGGACCTCAATTACCGGCCGCTGGTGGTCGGTGGTTCTGATGAAACCGCACGGAGCAGTGGCAACTACCGCGGCGACTCGTCGATTTGTGTATCGGCGCTGCACGCCGGACTGGTTGATGATGCGTCCGGGGGATGTGCCATTCTGCGCCGCACCGGCGCGCATAGCAATTACCAGTCTGTGGAGCACAACGGCATCGAGAGTATTGGATTTCCGTCCACTTTCCCCATGTCTTTCGTGCTCACTCGCGAAACCACGTCGTCCGGCTCAAGTGAGGCCAAGATGGCCGAGTGCTCGGATATCCGGTGGACACTGTTCGCCTTCTCGGTGGCCATGACGACAATTCTATCACTGACCGTGGTGTCGGCGCCTGCGTTCTTCACCTCGattttcttcatcgtctGGTTCCAGGTCGCCATGTCGTCGGACCCGCCCTCGTCCCCCAACTATTACGAGTTGGTCTCTGCGACCCTCGGCCGGTTTCTGCCTGGCGCATTCGTCGGCTTCGCGCTGTACTACTTTTTTGTACGGCACACGCTGCGCGACCTCGACGCCCACTGGGAGAAAACCATACTGTGGCTGGGCGGGTGCTGGGTCGGCGCGCTGAACACAGACACCTTTGACCGCATCCCGATCTCGCGCCTGACGCCCCATGATCTCCAACAGCAACCCGGCGCCATCACCGCgctgatcatcatcgtcagcTCTCttgtcgccatcgccatcggccaaGCACTCGCCTTCCGGCGCGAGGGCCGCCTCCCGAAAATGTTCCGGTTCTACGTCCTTCTCGTCGCGATCGTActcctcctcatcgcggTCCCACACATGAACCTGCGCATCCACCACTACATCCTAtctctcctgctcctgcCCGGCACAACTTTACAAACCCGACCAAGCCTCTTATACCAAGGCATCCTAGTCGGTCTCTTCATCAACGGCATCGCCCGCTGGGGCTTCGACTCCGTCCTCCAAACCCCCGGCGCCCTCCTCGACGGCGCCCGGCTAGGCACCACGCCGCCCCTGATCGACCCACCCATTCAATCACCCGACGATAACAATACCCTAATTATCAACTTCCCGCCGTTGAACCCACGCGCCAATGGCCTCAGCGTGCTCATCAACGACGTCGAGCGTCTCCACGCCCTTCTTCCGCGGGGAGACCATTCCGTCCCTGAATTCGAATGGACCCGCCAGCACGAGGGCGAGCCGGAGTTCTTCCGCTTCGGGTTCATCCGTGTGAATGCGCTGGGCGGGGTGTGGTATGAGGATTTCTCGGACGCGGCTATTTGGGACGTGGATGGGAGTTGGGTGCCGCCGTTGTCGAAGTCGGTGCTGAATGAGACCCTGCCCGCTGCTAATGAGACACGTCTCCGTTAA
- a CDS encoding uncharacterized protein (ID:PFLUO_006326-T1.cds;~source:funannotate), producing the protein MPVVSRLVSMILRVGEIAFAAVVAGIIGHYLASFSNIHPWPQARWIYTEVIAGLSILLGLLWLIPFSSGFFSWPLDILISFAWFAAFGVLVNAIHQLPCGSIWHWSFLHDSVCGRWKAAEAMSFVSAILWLVSALVGIWFTFRVRKDTGANAGTTGRRRFGRSPAPAV; encoded by the exons ATGCCTGTGGTCTCGCGCCTTGTGTCTATGATCCTCCGCGTGGGGGAGATTGCCTTTGCGGCG GTCGTCGCGGGTATCATCGGCCACTACctcgcctccttctccaacatccACCCCTGGCCGCAGGCAAGGTGGATCTACACCGAAGTCATCGCCGGGTTATCCATACTCTTGGGCCTGCTATGGCTGATTCCCTTCTCgtcgggcttcttctcgtgGCCAT TGGACATTctcatctccttcgcctgGTTCGCCGCTTTTGGTGTCCTCGTCAACGCGATCCATCAGCTACCCTGCGGCAGCATCTGGCACTGGAGCTTCCTGCACGACTCGGTCTGCGGGCGCTGgaaggccgccgaggcgaTGAGCTTCGTGTCTGCTATTCTCTGGCTGGTCTCGGCTCTGGTG GGCATCTGGTTCACCTTCCGTGTTCGCAAGGACACTGGCGCTAATGCCGGAAC TACCGGCCGCCGTCGCTTTGGTCGCTCTCCTGCCCCTGCCGTGTAA
- a CDS encoding uncharacterized protein (ID:PFLUO_006327-T1.cds;~source:funannotate), translating to MARLAGAQLDEQPISSSPSPSPGRSSDKENPRRSVNKRTAMPPPDSANKRRRLTDHDSNVQSQVPMSQRNAQNRYYDPDQDAGERRKIRKGLRDLTRELNDSRSEYMQTGNDGLYKTVTKANEIFVGVKQTSDATIDSRLLVNAADLSHKKTAQLALGDATAGIDVDEFVSKCISFMRQGEAPTLSPSHGTQRRRPRQSQRDPDASDEEDAGDAMNWDWLGRHACLPYSARPAVSGWLLGPLSVQKRTRQMTQRRAHERIDPANAVKPNELEQQDLGDQENVNLAFMCSTINKLLADILRERNQAASDDLVEILAQTGQSEPSLEQVQESAANHGITDDGGLNLFQVCINPRSFGQSVENLFYISFLVRDGNIGLQVDSRQIPSLHSSVPWLPSEAQRQGVKKQQAIFSLDFETWQELVREFDINECIIPHREETEAVTNQAWSAHCTKTTICGANPRQTNARELSSIEKARTSATPAKMPQLFPSNPSAAMVIRQVTPDIVTMSLPFARFGILRFGGRGTLVKLSTGSLAVFSPVNLTPEVREKVDSLGGNVKYIAAPDLQHHLHLTAWQKAFPQAEILAPDGLWEKRQSIPEFKDTTTAFQHVFKPQDVGSSKAISAEFDAEFENEYVYGHGSRELVFLHKPSQTVIEADMLFNLPAKEQYSQSAEGTKPNLLTRLVFPMLGTAPPATGQRRFAWWILSSRNRSVFTESVRRIEKWDFDRLIPCHGDVIETGAKGVWRDVMAWFLDDKKST from the exons ATGGCACGTCTCGCCGGGGCTCAGCTCGACGAACAACCCATCAGTTCAAGCCCCTCCCCATCACCAGGGCGATCTTCGGACAAGGAGAATCCTCGCCGAAGTGTCAATAAAAGAACCGCGATGCCACCTCCAGACTCAGCAAACAAACGGCGACGCCTCACCGATCACGACTCGAACGTCCAGTCGCAGGTGCCAATGTCGCAACGCAACGCCCAGAACCGGTACTACGATCCGGATCAGGATGCGGGCGAGCGAAGGAAAATCCGGAAAGGACTGAGAGATCTGACGCGAGAACTCAACG ACTCGCGATCCGAATATATGCAAACCGGAAATGATGGTCTCTACAAAACGGTCACCAAAGCGAACGAGATTTTCGTCGGAGTCAAGCAGACTTCCGACGCGACGATCGACTCCCGCCTCCTAGTCAACGCGGCCGATCTCTCGCACAAAAAGACCGCGCAGCTCGCTCTCGGAGACGCGACGGCCGGGATCGACGTTGATGAATTCGTTTCCAAATGTATCTCGTTTATGCGCCAGGGTGAAGCACCCACACTCTCCCCGTCCCACGGAACCCAGCGCCGCCGACCACGTCAAAGCCAAAGAGACCCCGATGcgagcgacgaggaggatgcggGAGACGCGATGAATTGGGACTGGCTGGGTCGACACGCGTGTCTACCGTACAGTGCTCGGCCGGCCGTGTCAGGTTGGTTGTTGGGCCCATTGTCCGTGCAAAAGCGCACGCGCCAAATGACCCAGCGGCGAGCGCACGAGCGGATCGATCCAGCAAATGCCGTGAAACCCAATGAGCTTGAGCAGCAGGACCTCGGGGATCAGGAAAACGTCAATCTCGCCTTCATGTGCTCGACAATCAACAAACTGCTTGCGGACATACTGCGGGAGCGCAACCAAGCAGCTTCTGACGACCTGGTTGAAATACTGGCTCAGACAGGTCAATCTGAACCCAGTTTGGAGCAAGTCCAGGAATCGGCGGCAAATCATGGAATCACCGATGATGGCGGCTTAAACCTCTTCCAAGTCTGCATCAATCCCCGTTCTTTCGGGCAAAGCGTTGAAAATTTATTCTACATCAGCTTCCTTGTTCGCGATGGGAACATCGGTCTGCAGGTGGACAGTCGCCAAATCCCGAGTCTTC ACTCCTCGGTTCCCTGGTTACCCAGCGAGGCTCAACGGCAAGGCGTCAAAAAACAGCAGGCCATCTTCAGTTTGGATTTCGAGACATGGCAAGAGCTTGTTCGCGAGTTCGACATTAACGAATGCATCATCCCCCATCGCGAAGAAACGGAGGCGGTGACCAACCAGGCCTGGTCTG CACACTGCACCAAGACGACCATCTGCGGCGCGAATCCGAGACAAACCAACGCCAGGGAGCTTTCCAGCATCGAAAAAGCGCGCACGAGCGCCACACCAGCAAAAATGCCGCAGCTCTTCCCCTCGAACCCGTCCGCGGCAATGGTGATTCGCCAAGTAACGCCAGACATCGTCACTATGAGTCTCCCGTTTGCGCGCTTTGGAATCCTGCGCTTCGGCGGCCGAGGGACGCTGG TCAAGCTCTCCACGGGCTCCCTCGCCGTGTTCTCGCCTGTCAACCTAACCCCTGAAGTCCGCGAAAAAGTGGACTCGCTGGGCGGGAATGTCAAGTACATTGCGGCGCCGGATCTCCAGCACCATCTTCACCTCACGGCGTGGCAGAAGGCGTTCCCGCAGGCGGAAATCTTGGCGCCGGACGGCCTGTGGGAGAAACGGCAGTCGATCCCCGAGTTCAAGGACACCACCACCGCGTTCCAGCACGTGTTTAAGCCGCAAGACGTCGGCTCGTCCAAGGCCATCTCGGCGGAGTTCGACGCCGAGTTTGAGAATGAGTACGTCTACGGACACGGGTCGCGCGAGCTCGTGTTTCTGCACAAGCCCTCCCAGACCGTGATCGAGGCCGATATGCTATTCAACCTGCCCGCCAAGGAGCAATACTCCCAGAGCGCAGAAGGGACCAAGCCGAATTTGTTGACGCGGCTGGTATTCCCGATGCTGGGGACGGCGCCGCCCGCGACAGGTCAGAGGCGGTTTGCGTGGTGGATTCTCTCGTCGCGGAACCGGTCGGTCTTCACCGAGTCTGTGAGACGGATCGAGAAGTGGGACTTTGACCGGTTGATTCCGTGCCATGGGGACGTGATCGAGACGGGCGCTAAAGGGGTATGGCGCGACGTCATGGCGTGGTTCCTGGACGACAAGAAAAGTACTTAG
- a CDS encoding uncharacterized protein (ID:PFLUO_006328-T1.cds;~source:funannotate) has protein sequence MEAFTFAVSTQVDFPIHVKIGSLEGKQKQIPYSVLLKNPELRHLGSTQNPASDLFVTVQVWSDSKPLGVPLQTSYKAFKANRAWNEWLQMPMALKDAPRNAQLAITVWDLSPLGGGGAQAHDVPFGGTTIPLFDGEGKLRMGRQKCKVHRNKVADGVSSTTTPSVPPPKRRMPKARDPLGPSVEETELERVEILIKKHEMGEIPRIDWMDQMVFRQLEKLKMNAEEAARKRAILLKATKQQTMDENSEEDERDDENFVLYVEFPRFDHPIAWADHHYPPPPISSYPQNASHPNSTLKPVPEVRFGPGIEGADATAVIRIYDPEVGQAGNPCEDKHRRLIRSHRTGIMDRDLKPNPKIRDELNIILSYEPTQDLTAEEKDSVWRFRYYLTREKRALTKFVKSVNWRDVGEARQAVEILPKWTEIDVDDALELLGPTFDNPAVRSYAVERLRKADDDELLLYLLQLVQALKYEETAEGSVDEAAHDSSLANFLITRAANNLKLGNYLHWYLMVECDDAGPGILSAQRRLFARVEYYFMTELEKVHPDYRKTLLRQGEFIAVLTKVAKDVRFSRESRPQKIEKLKKSLRDPKNDLIHIDPPLPLPLDPDVLVAGCFPEESNVFKSTLSPLHITLKTTDGRRYPLLFKVGDDMRQDQLVIQIIILMDQLLQKENLDLKLTPYRVLATSSTVGAAQFIPSTSLSAAMAKYKSILAYLKTNNPDDNEPLGVRKETMDTYIKSCAGYCVITYILGVGDRHLENLLLAPDGHFFHADFGFILGRDPKPFAPMMKLGKEMVEGMGGTTSPNYLQFKQYCYTAYTTLRKSANLILNLFSLMVDANIPDIRVEPDKAVLKVKERFHLEMSEEEAIRHFEQLIGDSANAIFGVVIDRFHEFVQGWRT, from the exons ATGGAGGCATTCACCTTTGCTGTTTCTACACAGGTGGACTTCCCCATCCATGTCAAGAT TGGTTCACTAGAAgggaagcagaagcagatccCCTACTCAGTGCTGCTGAAGAACCCAGAATTACGACACCTGGGCTCTACGCAAAACCCGGCCTCGGATTTATTTGTCACGGTGCAGGTATGGTCGGACTCGAAACCCCTCGGCGTGCCTCTCCAGACCTCGTACAAAGCATTCAAAGCCAATCGAGCATGGAACGAATGGCTGCAGATGCCCATGGCCCTCAAAGATGCGCCTCGAAACGCACAACTGGCAATTACGGTCTGGGATCTGTCCCCGCTGGGCGGTGGCGGAGCCCAGGCTCATGATGTCCCCTTTGGCGGAACGACCATACCACTGTttgacggcgagggcaagcTGAGGATGGGTAGGCAAAAATGCAAGGTGCACCGCAATAAAGTTGCAGATGGGGTTTCCTCGACCACAACGCCGTCAGTGCCACCGCCGAAGCGACGCATGCCCAAAGCTCGTGACCCATTGGGGCCGTCTGTGGAGGAGACCGAGCTGGAACGGGTGGAGATTTTGATCAAGAAGCACGAAATGGGCGAAATTCCACGGATCGACTGGATGGACCAAATGGTATTCCGCCAGCTGGAAAAGCTCAAGATGAACGCCGAGGAAGCGGCCCGGAAACGAGCCATTCTGTTGAAAGCCACAAAACAACAGACGATGGACGAAAATTCCGAAGAGGATGAACGCGATGACGAGAATTTTGTCCTGTATGTGGAATTCCCACGCTTCGACCATCCGATTGCCTGGGCCGATCACCATtatcctcctccgcccatTTCGTCTTATCCCCAGAATGCATCCCATCCAAACTCTACCTTGAAACCTGTCCCGGAGGTCCGCTTTGGTCCGGGAATTGAGGGAGCGGACGCTACAGCAGTGATTCGGATATATGATCCGGAAGTGGGACAGGCAGGAAACCCCTGCGAGGACAAGCACCGTCGGTTGATCCGCAGCCATAGGACTGGTATCATGGACAGAGACTTGAAGCCTAACCCCAAGATTCGGGACGAGCTCAACATCATTCTGTCGTACGAGCCAACACAAGATCTTACGGCTGAAGAGAAGGATTCTGTCTGGAGATTCAGGTACTATTTGACGCGAGAAAAGAGAGCGTTGACAAAATTTGTCAAGTCCGTTAATTGGCGAGATGTGGGAGAGGCCCGGCAGGCTGTGGAAATCCTTCCCAAGTGGACCGAAATCGATGTGGATGATGCTCTGGAGCTTCTGGGTCCCACATTTGATAATCCGGCGGTGCGGTCATATGCGGTGGAACGACTGCGAAAggcagacgacgacgagcttCTCCTCTATCTGCTACAGTTGGTCCAGGCTTTGAAGTACGAAGAAACTGCCGAGGGCAGCGTTGACGAAGCCGCGCACGACTCCTCACTTGCCAATTTCTTAATCACGCGCGCTGCCAATAATCTCAAGCTGGGAAATTACCTGCACTGGTACCTGATGGTCGAGTGTGACGATGCTGGCCCGGGCATATTATCGGCGCAGCGGCGTCTGTTTGCGCGGGTCGAGTACTATTTCAtgaccgagctggagaaagTGCACCCTGATTATCGCAAGACACTCTTGCGGCAAGGAGAATTCATAGCCGTGTTGACGAAGGTCGCCAAAGATGTCCGTTTCTCCAGGGAGTCCCGGCCCCAGAAGATTGAAAAGCTGAAGAAATCACTGCGTGACCCGAAGAATGACCTGATTCACATTGACCCTCCATTACCACTTCCCCTGGACCCAGATGTTCTCGTGGCAGGGTGTTTCCCGGAAGAATCCAATGTCTTCAAGTCAACATTATCTCCTTTGCATATCACTCTCAAGACTACGGACGGCCGCCGATATCCACTGTTGTTCAAGGTTGGCGACGATATGCGACAGGACCAGCTGGTCATTCAAATCATCATTCTCATggatcagcttcttcaaaaagaaaattTGGATTTGAAGCTGACACCGTACCGGGTCCTTGCCACCAGTTCAACGGTCGGCGCTGCACAGTTCATCCCCTCCACGTCTCTCTCGGCAGCCATGGCCAAGTACAAATCCATCCTCGCATACCTGAAAACAAATAACCCGGACGACAACGAGCCGCTTGGCGTGCGCAAAGAGACGATGGACACATACATCAAATCCTGCGCCGGATATTGCGTCATCACCTACATCCTCGGCGTGGGTGACCGCCATCTTGAAAACTTACTGCTTGCACCAGACGGCCATTTCTTCCATGCCGACTTCGGCTTCATCCTGGGCCGTGACCCCAAGCCCTTTGCGCCGATGATGAAACTCGGCAAGGAGATGGTCGAGGGCATGGGCGGCACGACATCACCAAACTATCTCCAATTCAAGCAGTACTGCTACACAGCATACACCACACTGCGCAAGTCCGCCAACCTGATTCTGAACCTCTTCAGTCTCATGGTCGACGCTAATATCCCGGACATCCGCGTCGAACCGGACAAGGCTGTCCTCAAGGTGAAGGAGCGGTTTCACCTCGAGAtgtcggaggaagaagccatccgcCATTTCGAGCAGCTTATTGGCGACAGTGCCAATGCTATCTTCGGTGTTGTCATTGACCGCTTTCATGAGTTTGTTCAAGGCTGGCGCACTTGA
- a CDS encoding uncharacterized protein (ID:PFLUO_006329-T1.cds;~source:funannotate), which yields MNIVQRNEAFKTIDGIFGFSYVSYFIQQNGILYYGKSKDRFGAPDSLEQLDDVRQIQTEDRGPVVRAAWSTIYMKTPDLFEYTSGSDLEQQISYEVEVCEILRQNPHPNIATYYGCQETKGRVSGLCFKRYTSTLQERVNPGHLNKRTFRSSEREHVDDSIKASLSGILAGIQHLHSLGLVHNDINPANIMLDENCTAVIIDFGSCRQIGKSLPETETGRTHEWYDPNVDTALEKNDLDAFEELRTWLIGSSSDEFLFE from the coding sequence ATGAATATTGTGCAGAGAAACGAGGCGTTCAAAACCATCGACGGCATATTCGGTTTCTCTTATGTCTCGTACTTCATTCAGCAGAATGGCATTCTGTATTATGGTAAATCAAAAGATCGATTTGGGGCCCCAGACTCCCTAGAACAGCTTGACGACGTTCGGCAGATTCAAACAGAAGACCGGGGCCCCGTAGTGAGGGCCGCTTGGTCAACGATATACATGAAAACGCCAGACCTCTTCGAATACACTAGTGGATCAGATCTCGAGCAACAAATCTCCTACGAGGTCGAAGTGTGCGAAATCCTTCGACAAAACCCGCACCCGAACATTGCAACCTACTACGGCTGCCAAGAGACCAAAGGTCGAGTCTCTGGCCTATGCTTCAAGCGGTATACGTCAACACTGCAAGAAAGGGTCAACCCGGGACACCTGAACAAGAGGACGTTCCGCTCTAGTGAGCGAGAACATGTCGACGACAGCATTAAAGCGAGTCTGAGTGGGATTTTGGCGGGTATTCAACACCTTCACTCGCTTGGCCTTGTACACAACGATATCAACCCCGCCAATATCATGCTCGACGAGAATTGCACGGCCGTTATCATTGATTTTGGCAGCTGCCGGCAGATTGGGAAGTCGTTGCCCGAGACGGAAACGGGAAGGACGCATGAGTGGTACGATCCTAATGTTGACACTGCATTGGAGAAAAACGACCTTGATGCTTTCGAGGAATTGAGAACCTGGTTAATTGGATCATCGAGCGACGAGTTCTTATTTGAATAA